CCGAGGACGATGGTCGTCATCAACGCGGGACAGACGGAGGCGCAGGCCCGCTACATCTGGGATTACGCACAGATGCGCGCCCCCGGGCGCGAGATGGTCTACCTGATCCTCACGCACCACCATCTGGATCACTGCTTCGCCACGAGCTTCTTCGACGACCGCCACGCGCTCATCTACGCGCACAAGTCGTTCTCGTCACAGATGGCGGAGATGCGGAAACACCTCGGCGCCGGGAACTACCAGGAGATGCTCTGCGCTTTTCTCAAGATCACCGAGTCGGAGTGCCGGAAGATCATCGGGAACGTCCATCCCGTCTCGCCGCACAGGCACGTCGGCGAGGAGGTATCGCTCGCCATCAACGGCGAGGAGGTCACGATCGTCCACCTCCCGGGCCACACGCCTTCCGAACTCGTCGTCTATCATCCCGCCTCGAGGATCCTCTTCGCCGGCGACGCCATCAACACGAAGGCCGGCCCGGTGACGATGTTCGGCGACGCCAGAGAGTGGAGGAAGTGGGTCGCCGGACTCGAGAAGCTCAAGAAGTTCGAGATCGAGACCATCGTCCCCGGGCACGGCGACATCGCCGGACCGGAGGCCATCGACGAGCACATCGAGATCCTCGAAAAGCGGATCGCCGACGCGGCGAAGTAGCACCGAGGCTCGAACTCGCAGCAAGACACCAAGCGCCGGGCGCACATGCGCCCGGCGCTTCTCGGTCCGGCCTTTCCCCCGCGCAAACGCTCTAGAAGATGCCGTCGTATCCGACGAAGACGCCGGCACC
The sequence above is a segment of the Candidatus Effluviviaceae Genus V sp. genome. Coding sequences within it:
- a CDS encoding MBL fold metallo-hydrolase, which produces MQRPGLGTPRTIDFHNGVHAFLDMETLPDIHAANVGIVITPRTMVVINAGQTEAQARYIWDYAQMRAPGREMVYLILTHHHLDHCFATSFFDDRHALIYAHKSFSSQMAEMRKHLGAGNYQEMLCAFLKITESECRKIIGNVHPVSPHRHVGEEVSLAINGEEVTIVHLPGHTPSELVVYHPASRILFAGDAINTKAGPVTMFGDAREWRKWVAGLEKLKKFEIETIVPGHGDIAGPEAIDEHIEILEKRIADAAK